A window of Fundidesulfovibrio putealis DSM 16056 genomic DNA:
CATCACCAAATCCTTCACGTCGATCTTGCCCGGCAGGGTCAGGGGCGCGCGCTCCTCGGCGGGCACCAGCGCGAACTCGCAGTCTTCGGCGAAGTACTCCATCACCCGGTTGTAGCTCACCTTGGCGTCCTGCCAGGACTGGTAGAAGTCCATGAGCTCCTTCCAGGGGTCGTAGAGCTTCTCGTTGGCCGAGAGAAACGCCACCAGCGCGCCCAGGTCGAAGCGACCGTGGATGGCCAGCCAGCCGCCCACCAAAAACAGCACGAACGGCCCCAGGGACTGGAAGAAGTTGTTGGAGTTCTTGATGGCGAACTTCCACAGGGTCCAGCGCAGGCGCACCTTGTACTGCTTGTCGGTGATGTCGGCGAAGCGGGCGTTCTCGTGCTTGAAGGACGCGTTGCCGTGGATCTCGTGGATGCCGGACACCGCCTCGCCGATCATGGTGGACATCTTGCGGCCTGTGTCCACGCGCTCGCGGTTGGCGTCGTTGGAGCGCTTCTGCATCATGGGCACGAAGATGAGCGCCAGCGGATAGAGCACCATGGACAGGCCCGCCAGCAGCGGGTTCAGGTAGAACAGGTAGCCCGCGAAGGCCAGGAGCGTCAGGATGTTGGTGACGGGCACGGCGATGGCCTGCCCGATGAAGTCGCCCGCGTTGGCCACTTCGGTCACCAGGGAGGACACGATCATGCCGGGGCTGGCCTTGCGAAAAAAGCCGATGGGCAGGGTGAGGATGTGCGCGTAGAGCTTTTTGCGCATCTCGGCCAGGGCTTCCTGGCCGATCTTCGCCTGGAGGGCGTTGATGGCGAACTTGAGGGCAGAGGAGCTGACCACGGCGGCCAGGTAATAGGAGCAGTACATGAACAGAAGCTGCACTTTCTGCTCGCCGATGGCCTCGTTGATGATCTTCTTCTGCATCTCCAGGGGCAGCACCCGGATGGCCACCGTGACCACGATGATGGCCAGCAGGATGCCCTGGAGCTTCAGGTTGCTGGTGAGCACCCAGGAAAAAAGCGAGCGCTGGTAGAGCTTGTCGGGCAGCTTGGGACTCCAGGGCATGTCGCGTCCTTTTCTCCGTGTTTGCTGTTTGATGCCCCGAAAACAGCCGCTTTGCAACCAAGTGCTGAAAAATCATCTGGATTTCAGAGCGCGGACGCGCTTATCCTGACGCGAAACGGGGGAACCCATGACCGGGGAATCGAGCCATCTGACATCCATCGTGACGGATCCTGGGAAGGGTCCGCTTTTCCCGAGGCATCCCGGAGCGGTCCCAGGAAGGGAGAACAGGCCATGAAAGCACCCCGCCTCCAATCCTGGTGGTCCGACCGGATCATCGCCATGCGGCGCGACCGGCGCGCAACCACGCTCCAGGGCGTGGCCTACCTGCTGGCCATCTCCTGGCTGGACTACGCCACCGGGTACGAGATCAACCTGAGCGTGGTGTACCTGACCCCGCTCATCATGCTCACGGTGGCCGGGGGCTGGCGGCTGGGGCTCATCACGGTGTTCGCCTGCGCCACGTCCATTGAGTTGACCGACTGGCTGGCGGGCAGACGCTTCGACCACTTTTCCTACCACTTCTACAGCTTCCTCTCGCACAGCCTGTCGTATCTGTCTTTTCTGCTGCTGATCACGCAGCTCCTGAAACTCTGGGAACAGGAGCGCCTGATTGCCGGGCAGGACCCGCTGACGGGGCTGTGCAACCGCTACGGCTTCCTGACCCAGGCCGAGGAGGCCCTGCGCGACTGCGCCAGGGGAAGGCAGACGGCGCGGCTCTCCATCTGGAACGTGGCGCGGCTTCGGCAGGTGAACGCCAGCCACGGGCACGACAAGGCCGACGCCCTGCTCTTAAGCGTTGCCGACGGACTGCGCGAGGCGCTGCCAACTGCACTTCTGGGCAGGTTCGGGGCGGACAAGTTCGTGGTGCTGGAAGATCGCTGCACAGGCCAGGACGCGCCTGTCGACCAGATGAAGATCCGGGGAGTGCTGGACAGCGCCGCCGCAGAGGTCGGCGTGCCCATCGACCCGCGCCGGGCCGCACGGGAGCTTGCGCCGCTGCACCGCACGCCGGAGGAACTGGCCGGGCTTCTGGACGCGCTGCTGGACGAGGTGCGGTAGGGGGGCGTGGCGTTAAGTGATGGGCGTCACTGTCCAGCCAGACAATCCAACCATGCACACTTGACACGACAACAGCACAGGCGATATCGAATCTGTGCTGTTTACTTGCGATCAGCAGGATTACCCATGACAACAACTCCACCAGACGAAGCCCTCAAGCCTTCCCACGCGCCTAATGCACGTAGTTGGCGGCAGTTTCTTGCCAAGCTAACCATCTCCACACTATTTCTCTCTGTGCTTTATCCAGCGCTGCACTATGCGCACACGAGACGAAACTTTTACGTCGACCTGTATAATTGCATCTACAAGAATTTTTAACCAACATATACTTGAGCCTTAACTTCATGACAGACAAAACTGATCAATTTATTTTAGAGACGATGCGGCTTGCCGTCTACGAATTCGTAATAATCAACATCGCGCTCAACATGTTTTTCGGATTTAAGTGTTCTTGGCTTATGGCAGGATGAATTCACCACCATGAGACTCTTCGCACGGATTCTTTCATTCATTGTCGCAATGTCTATCGCATATTACTTTACATTTTTAGGAAT
This region includes:
- a CDS encoding diguanylate cyclase domain-containing protein, yielding MKAPRLQSWWSDRIIAMRRDRRATTLQGVAYLLAISWLDYATGYEINLSVVYLTPLIMLTVAGGWRLGLITVFACATSIELTDWLAGRRFDHFSYHFYSFLSHSLSYLSFLLLITQLLKLWEQERLIAGQDPLTGLCNRYGFLTQAEEALRDCARGRQTARLSIWNVARLRQVNASHGHDKADALLLSVADGLREALPTALLGRFGADKFVVLEDRCTGQDAPVDQMKIRGVLDSAAAEVGVPIDPRRAARELAPLHRTPEELAGLLDALLDEVR